The stretch of DNA GATGCACCGAGTGTTAGGACACACTTCATAAATACTGTTTACAATTTCTCTTCCAACAGTACCTGTCAATGAAGTTGGTGGTCATAAAAACTATTCTGGCCTCAGATGAAGCCACTCCATCCAGAGCGTTAAGCAGGCCACTGAAGGTCAGTCTCCCCATTCCCTGGTAGGCCACAGGGTCTGGGAGGAGAAGCACAAGCGAAAACATCTCACGGGTtaatgtaaacagagagactgATGTGTAATTTCTAGTCATATTCGTATAGTTAAACCACTTCTTTGTGTCGAGTTTCTAACCCCAAACCGCCGGACGTTCCCCCGTCACTCACTCTCTGCGTGAAGCAGATCTCGGCTGACAAAGGCCGCGTCCACGTCCTCCAGCAGGATGATGCTCTGCTGCGGCGCCACGCTCAGCAGGTGGTTCAGACGGTCATCCGAGAGGCTCTGGTCACTCAGGCTCATCAGACAGATGCTGTAGCCCAGCTCGCCTGCCAGGGCCGTGCTGGAAGGACAACGAGCCGCGGAGACGGAGGTGAAATTACATCCCAAAGCACAAAGCCGGCCCGCAGCCCCGTTATTCAACCACACAGAGTCTGAACGAGCTCAAAGCCAAAGCACACTCACATAAAGCTGCTTTTCCCGCACCCTGGGGGGCCATAGAGCAGATATCCTCTTCTGTAGGGTATGCCTGCGTTGACCAaaacatatatagatattaacacagaacagaaagaaatgtcaaaacacacagaacagGACTATTCGGAACATCCCCGTTGTTTTGCATGTTGTAGTTTTTAAACAACAATCCGTACATTTCATCAGTGATACCATTTTCCAAGCATACTACTACCACCGTTTATGAAAATCAGCTTGAAGATTCATATTTTctgtgttcatatatatatatgaaaataaaacaattaaacaacGTATTATGCACTGAATGAATGAGTTTAAACACGTGGCTGACACCAGGATGTTCTACCTCTCTCCGTGTACCACTTGGGGTTCCCAATGAATTCCTTCACGTCGTCCACGATCCTTTCGGCCAAGCCTCCCTCCAGGACCACGGAGCTGAGTGGTCTGCGTCGCCGTGGAAACCCAAAGGGCCTCCAATCGCCGCCCATGGCTGTGTACATCACTGTCCGTCCCTCTTCCTGCTTCAGGGCCAGTTCTcttgctgaaaaaaaaacatgaatgacaAGTGCACAAAATGGATTGGTTTTAATGGTTAATGGACGCAGCACACGTGTGTTGCAGCTCTCATACGGCAAGCGGCTGtgaggtgtatgtgtgtgtgcgtatgcataAACCTTTACCTTCTTGGAGGATATTAAAGAAGATTTGTCTGTTTCTGCCTAAAGCAGTGAAGGTCACGGTCTCCCACGGGGTCCCGGTGTGCAGATCCACCATCTGcttctctctggtcctctccaCCCTGATCCACTTCCTCCCATACCTGCAGTCCACAAGAGGCGACAGCGTCAGAGGATGCGCTGCCCAAGAAATCTGTAATCGTAGGTATCATATCTGTATTTTTAGGACATCTTCAACCTAATGTAGCTTTAAAAAGAGTTATCTGGTCTGTTAAGCGCTTAGATGTATATTTAGAGAACTCTTCTGACCAGATGATGTGGTTCCCAGG from Cyclopterus lumpus isolate fCycLum1 chromosome 21, fCycLum1.pri, whole genome shotgun sequence encodes:
- the LOC117750157 gene encoding mitochondrial chaperone BCS1, producing the protein MPLYDFLDSLKDNPYFGAGFGLVGIGTAMAVARKGAQVGMIFFRRNYMITLEVPCRDKSYHWLLSWITKHSKHTQHLSVETSYLAHESGRVHTQFDFHPSPGNHIIWYGRKWIRVERTREKQMVDLHTGTPWETVTFTALGRNRQIFFNILQEARELALKQEEGRTVMYTAMGGDWRPFGFPRRRRPLSSVVLEGGLAERIVDDVKEFIGNPKWYTERGIPYRRGYLLYGPPGCGKSSFITALAGELGYSICLMSLSDQSLSDDRLNHLLSVAPQQSIILLEDVDAAFVSRDLLHAENPVAYQGMGRLTFSGLLNALDGVASSEARIVFMTTNFIDRLDPALIRPGRVDLKQYIGNCTHWQLTQMFWRFYPDEPASEGERFAERALAAHSEISAALVQGHFLLHKRDPAGSIDNVAQMK